One Nostoc sp. CENA543 genomic window, TAAGTATCTCCTGGCTGAACTTTCTCAATCTTCCCCATCTCCCTCTAGTAGTTGGCTAGGAGTGCATTTGCGGATGACTGGTCAATTGCTATGGCTAAAGCAAGATGAACCATTGCATAAGCACACACGAGTCAGAATCTTTTTTGAGAATCAGCAGGAATTACGGTTTGTTGACCAGCGCACTTTCGGACAAATGTGGTGGGTACAGCCTGGGGTAGCTGTAGAAAGTGTGATTACTGGTTTAGCCAAACTTGCAGCCGATCCCTTTTCGCCAGAGTTCACAGTGAAGTATTTAGCCAATAAATTACATAATCGTCGCCGACCGATTAAGACTGCACTATTAGATCAGTCTGTGGTGGCTGGGTTGGGTAATATTTATGCTGACGAAGCCTTATTTAAAAGTGGCATATTACCGCAAACTCTGTGTACAGATTTAAAGTTAGAGCAAATTGAGCCTTTGCGAACGGCAATTATTCAAGTCTTAGAAACCAGTATTGCGGCTGGTGGTACGACTTTTAGTAATTTCCTGAATGTTAAGGGGATCAATGGTAACTATGGGGGTGTAGCCTGGGTTTACAATCGCACAGGCGAACCCTGTAGAGTTTGTGGCGAAGTAATTCAACGCATCAAGTTGGCAGGAAGATCCAGCCATTTTTGTTCTCAGTGTCAAAGTTAGGGGGGTAAGGGTGTGAGGGTATAGGGGTATAGGGGAGATTAAGGTAAGGTGAGTTCGACGAATTTTAAGAAACTCTCTCTAAACCTCTCTCATGCAAAGAACGAGGCTTTAAAACCTTCATTTTTCGTTGATTCTCAATATATCTAAGCCCCTCTCCGCGTCGGAGCGAAAAGTCTGGGCGGAGGTTTCCTCCGAACAGAACTTTTCAAGAGAGAGGGGTTTGGGGAGAGGTCGTCGAATTCACCTTAAGATAGGATTTGTACCCAATCCCCAATCCCTCACAAGTGTAGGTTTTTTACCCAGCAGTGAGTGATGACTCTCAGACTAACGACAGAATCATTGTTTCACTCACCCCTACACCCCTAAACCCTTACACCCCTACACCCCAAAACCAAGGTTTTTGGTACACAACGTAAAAAACCTACATCTGTCAGACCCCCAATCCCCAATCCCCCAATCCCCTATAATTCTCTATAAAATAACGTAATCAATTGAGAGGGGAACTTATGCCGATTAAGAAAGGAAATATGGTGCGCGCTGTGCGTGAGAAGCTAGAAAATAGTTTGGAAGCTAAAGCTAGTGATACTCGCTTTCCAGCGTATTTATTTGATACTCAAGGTGAAGTCGTAGATATTAAAGGTGATTACGCCTTAGTGAAGTTTGGACAAGTCCCCACCCCTAATATTTGGTTACGTTTAGATCAACTGGCAGAATTTGAATAATCTGTTGGTGAATTACCCATAACAAAATAAGCTTGTAGTAAGCACTTTAGTGCTTAAGGATTTCAGGACTAAAGTCCTTACTACAAACGATTACGGGATTTTATCACTTTGGTCACTGGCGATCGCAATTCTAGCTGTTACCCTTAGTAACTATACAGGTTGCATTGTCTAAGCAAGTTTATGTTTTCTCCTGTTGAATCCCCAATTGTCTGTCGTCTACCGCGCGTTGCTATTATCGGTGCTGGTAGGGTGGGTAGTACGTTAGCCCAACGCATTGCTGAGAAAAATCTGGCGGATGTGGTGTTATTAGATATTGTTGAGGGAATACCTCAAGGTTTAGCACTGGATTTATTAGAAGCTAGGGGTATTGAATTACATAATCGTGAGATTATCGGCACAAATAATTATGCAGATACAGCAGATTCGCAAATTGTGGTGATTACCGCCGGATTTCCCCGCAAAACAGGGATGAGTCGGGATGATTTGCTCAAAACCAATGCCAAGATTGTGGTTGAAGCTGCTAAAAATGCGATCGCCTATTCTCCTAATGCTATTTTTATCGTAGTCACCAATCCTTTAGATGTGATGACTTATCTAGCTTGGGAAGCTACAGGTTTACCGCGAAATAGAATTATGGGGATGGCTGGGGTACTAGACTCAGCACGGTTTGAAGCTTTTATCGCCTTGGAATTAGGGGTATTACCTGCTGATGTCAAGGCGATGGTGTTAGGTAGTCACGGGGATTTGATGGTTCCGTTATCTCGTTACGCCACCGTTAATGGTATCCCCATTACAGAATTATTAGATGCAGAAACAATTGCGCGCTTAGTAGAAAGGACTCGCAATGGTGGTGCAGAAATTGTGGAATTAATGCAGACTGGCGGTGCATTTTTCGCGCCAGCTTCCGCGACAAGTTTGATGGTGGAATCGATTGTATTGAATCAGTCACGGTTGTTACCTGTGGCGGCGCATCTGCAAGGTGAATATGGTTTAAAAGATGTGGTGATTGGTGTACCTTGTCGTTTGGGTTCTCATGGAATTGAGAGTATTTTAGAATTAAATCTGAGTGATTCTGAAAAAGAAGCTTTGCATATTTCGGCTCAAGCTGTACGGAAAAATATCGAGCGATCGCAAGAAATTTTAGCTGCAACAAGTTCGATATAGTCAAAACAAAAGGCAGTAGTTTTAGAAGCTACTGCCTAATTTAAAATCACACAATTCATCACCTCATAAAACCAAATTTTTCAGTAGTTATTCGTCTTCGTCTTCATCATCGTGGCGGTATTGTCGAGAACGGCGACGACCAGAATCTTCCTCATCATCTTCATCATCATAACGGTCTTCACGGGAACTGCGGCGACTATAATTTTCTTCATCTTCATCATCATAACGGTCTTCGCCGTCTCTTCTTCCTCTGCGTCCCCGATATTCCCGATAATCTGCTTCTTCCTCACGTTCTTCGCGCCTTGAACCACTCATAAAATCCTGAGCTTTTCGTAAAAAATCACCCACCATAATTGATTTCCTCGCTGAGATATTGCAGTAGGATAAACACCTATTTTGCAAAAATTTGTAGTTACCCCTGTTATGATGAGTCGGTTTTTTTGTTCTTCCGTCCTACTTTTGAAATACTTTGCGATCGTTCTTGAGAAATATACTTTTAGTTGGATTATATGTGCAGAAAAATAATAAGTGTTCTCTAGAAATGATCTTTACAAACAATAATTTGACGTAAAACATACTGTGGAATTAGTAGCATAATTTACAGTGGTATCATAACAAAACTATCTATTTAGTGTATTTTCAATAACATAATAAGCATATTTATATTTGGTCGCTTGTGCCTTATTTATTGATAAAATAGCAATTTGTCTAAAATTTCCAGAAAATTTTCAATGCTACATAAATAGTATATGCAATAAAAAGCAAATTATAATATTGTCAGAATTATCAGTTAAATAGGCTACATCACATGGGTTCAGGCAAAGATAGCTTACAGAGTGCCAAAACTAAAACTCGTCTTCTGCTGGCTTTATGGGATTTGGGAGGAACACAGCAGGAAGTAAAGAAAGGGCAACTCAACAAGCGCATTTTATCGAAGGGCAAGAAAGCCGCAGATTATCAAGGTGTATTTGAGGAATTACAGAAACAAGGGACGATATCGATTTCAAAAACAGGATATTCTCTGACATCGCCCAAGGGTTTGAAGGTGCTGAGTGACGGTTTGAGAAGTGGTGAGTTTAAGTTTGATGGCACTATTGTTGGCACTTGGGCGGCGAATGCGTTGGTGAAGTGGATTGGCCAAATTGATATTGCAGAGGTTAGCACATCTACACCAGCTAATGGGAGCAGTGCGATCGCTTCTTATGAAGAGTTCAAGTCAGTGGTGTTGGAAGTCTACGACAAGTTGAACCAGAATTACAACTTTAATGATTTAGTACCAATTTATCGGCTCAGAAGAGAAATAGGTGATCGCGTTAGTCGTGAAAGTTTCAATAATTGGCTACTTGAAATACAGACTGACGACATACTTCAGCTAATTGCTGGTGAAATTCCAGACTTCACTCCTGATAAACGTGAAGATTCAATAACCATACCTGAAGTTGGATTGCGTTCTTATGCCAAGAAATTGAGTTGATTAGATTGTCCTCAGATACTTTGAAGTTCCTCACACTAAATAGAATTGTTATGACAAATAATCCTGTTTCTTCAATAGAAGTTGTCAACGCTGCTATTCAAAGCCAAAATCCATTCATTAATGCTGGAATTGCTAAAGAGCAAGATGTTTGGGGAAGAAAGCTTCCTGATGTAACTACGCTCAATTCCCATGCTTCTGACACAGTTTTTCAGGCGATTGATCTGGTAAATAAAAGTACATATAGTCAAGATAAAGTAACATCAATAGCCATAACGGCACAACAAGGAGTCGGTAAAACTCATCTTCTCAGCCGTATTCGTCATCGATTAGAGCAGGAAGGTGGTGCTTTATTTATATATGCTAGCGTCAATAACTATACTGACTTGAACTTAGTCAAGTACCAATTTCAGCAAACTTTGGCAGATAGTCTGAGCAAAACTGGTAGCCAAAAGGTTATGCAGTGGCAAGAAGTAGCCGCAGCTATGGCAAACGAAGGTTTTAAATCAATCAATGCTAATGCTCCTAGTCTTTCTGCATGGGATCTACTCGAAAGATTTGATAAAGTCTATGCAAATTGGTTGGCTAAAAATAAAAATTTGATGGACAAACTGACTAGTGAAGTACTCAAAACAAAACCAAATGCAGATCCTTATATCGTTAGAGCTATTTTGTGGACTCTTTCTGATACCCAAGCAACCTTTGCAATCAAATGGCTCTCTGGTGAAGAATTAGCAAAATCAAATGCTGATTTCTTGGGTTTACCAAATGCTGTTAAAACAAATCAAGATAGAGAGGCTGAAGCTCTTAAGAATATTCAACAGATATTAAATTTAGTTAGTTACTATAATTCAGTAGTTATTTGTTTTGATGAAATAGATGTAAAAAATAATGCTAATGATGATGGTTTGCCTACAGAAATTGTAATTGCTAATTTAGTCAAAATCCTTCATGATACCCTTGAAAACTCCGAATTAGGCAAAGGTATTGTAATTATTACAGTTATGCTACCAGAAACCTGGACAGATAAAATACTAAACATACCAGGAGGTACACCTGCTAGAGCATCAAAATATACAGGTACAAAACCAATAGATTTAAGAAATATTGATAGTAATTCTCTTGTTGAATTGGTAAATCTTTGGTTACAAGATTTCTACAATACAAATAGTTTATTACCTCCTCATCCTTTGTACCCATTTGAAGAAATTAAGCTGAAAGAATATGGCAAACGAAGACCAACTATTAGAGAGGCGTTGAAGTGGTGTGCAGAAAACTTTAAAGCTCCAGGAGATATTTTACCAGATGACCCATATGAAAGATTTGAACTTGCTTTGAATAGAGAAATTACAACAGATAAAGAAAATTATCTGGATGATAATTCTTTAATCGCTGAAGCTTTACGCTTAGGTTTTGAAACGCTAAAAGGAGAAATATTAGAAGGGGAAACATCAACAGGCGAAAAATTAAACCAATTAGAGATAATTGATGTTGAAGAAGTGCCAGCTAAATCACAAAATAACGGTTATATTAATTTCAAAGTAGTTACCAGAGAAAATGAAAAAATTATTAAAATTGGATTAGCTGTCATCCAACCACCTAGATCAGTACTATCAGGATTAAATCGACTAACTCAATACCAAACTTTCGATATAAATCGTGGTTGTTTATTGCGTTCTAAATCTCGAAAAATTAATAAAAAAGGAGAGGCTTATCAATTACTTAAGCATCTAGTATCAAACTTGGGTGGTGAATGGGTAGATTTAAAGGCAGAAGAAATCAAACCCATTATTGATATATATTATGTTTATCAAAAACGTGATAACTACCGAATTAACGATGAGCAGTTCATAACATTTGCAAAAAAATTAACTCGTACAAATCCTTTATTACTAGAGATTTTGAGTTCTCCTTGTGGACAAGTTGATGAAGAAACTATTGAAGCAGAAGAACTGTTAAATGACTTTCTCAACCCCTCAGTTATAGAAGAAACAGATGATTCGGATGATCTGAGTGAGTTGTTTACATAAGTATGAGCGAATCAATCTTACTTCAAACAAGTTTGTTGCTACCTGCTCCTGATATAGCAGCTTTAATTGAAGGCAGAACTATCACAGCTATGCCTCGGAAATTCATCCACCCAGGGCAAAAATTTGCTCTCTGTCCAACTAATATTGTGACACTATCAAATGAAAAATTCTATCGTTCAAATTTTTTACATATTGTCCAAAGTGTTACTGCTAACTTAAATTCTAAAACAGCCTTAATTACAGCTTGGGCGAAATGTGAACTGTGTCAAATGCTAAATGCTCCAGAATCATTTGATGCTTTGTCTCAATTAACTATCTGGACAAAAGAAGCATTAGAAGAAAATCTCAAACAAAGACCCTATATCTTTTTAGCTTACTTGCGTGTTTATTTACTACCAGAAGCACAGGAGATTGATCTACAAAATCAAATACGCCAATTTATACCTTTGCCACATTCTCTAACTGTTACTGAAGCAGACCCAATATTAACTGATCGCACTTTCGCACAACGCAAACAACAACTGCAAAACTTAGAACCTCCAAAGCATCCTGAATTAGAAGAATTGCAGAGTATTCTATCCCAACTTGCAATTAACAACCCAGCCGCCCAAGAATTAAATGATGATATCCAAATATTTTTAGGTTGGAATAATACTAAGCATATTCAACCAATAAATACAGATTTAGCTTGGATAAATAATATTGCATCTCTGGGTAATCGAAGCCTAGAACTAGATGAGAAAAAAAGTAATTACCAAGCTGGAACAGATTTTGAGAATATCACACGCCAAAGCTTAGATTTTTTAGGGTTTAAAGTTGAGGATGCTTTCAAAGGAGGTGCTGGCGGTTTAGATTTATTTTGTTCAAAACCATACCCTCTAGTTTGTGAATGTAAAGCAGGTAAACTGATTCCTAGCCACACAGTACAAGAACTGATTAAGTTGGGTGGTATGCACTTAGGTGCAGATAAATTCCTACACTCGGCTAAATTGATAATTGGCCCTGGTAATCCCTCAACAGATACTCTAAAAGCCGCACAACAATGGAAAGTAAGTATTATTAATGCTATGACTTTACAAAAGCTAGTTGAATTAAAAGCAAAATATCCTGGTGCTATCAACTTAATTGAACTTAAGCAATATTTAGAACCTGGACAAATTGACGATAAGATTGATGAGTATATTGCTCAGACTGAACAGCAGATTAAATTGCGATCGCACGTTATCCAAGTATTAAAAAATTATCTTGAACTTACCAAATACGATCGTGCTGGAGTTGAAGCACTTCATGCTGCATATATGACTTCTTATCCTCCTACATCCCTAGAATCTAGGCAATTACACGAAATTTTAATAGAACTTTCATCGCCATTAACAGGGTACTTAGGGCGAATTAAAAGTAATGATTGGAGAAGCGATCGCTTTTACTATTTACGTGACTTACCACTTAACTAAAGATTAGTTTTAAGAGTACCAGTGTTGAGATAATTTTGAATAAAGAAAAGTAACAATAACCAAAGAGCGATCGCATTTCCTCGAATGTTAAGCAAAGTAACGGGAAAACAGCGATCGCCTTTTTTTGTCGGAAAGTTTTATACGTAAATATAACTACTAGTTCTGAATATTACGTTAACTTTATACCTATGTCCTGAGTTGTATACTTTACAAAAACTTTTAAATTTATACTGTCGAACAAGTAAGGATATACTGATTACACTAATAGTTAAGAAAACACTTGTAAATTTAAAATCAGAGGTAAAATGGAATATGTATTACCAAATTTGGGCGTTCTTTCTCCAAGAAGACGAATACCAGCAGTGGAGAAAAAATACAAAACTTAATAATAATTATAATAGATTAACATGGCAAAAAATCATTGATTTTTTCGCTTCTGTAGAAGATAACTTCCTTGTCAAGAGTCAATTGGGAGAAGCAAAAAATCCAGAGCATTTTATTAGCATTGCAACTGAAAATGGCTATCACTTAATCTTAGAAGAACTAGCTTGGTTTCTTGTCACCAGAAAGCATATTTGGACATTTCTTGATTTCGCACAAAAAACCCCATCTGTCAAAGACAAACTATTAGCATCTAAAACTCCTCAACAATTTGTACAAATAGCGGCTAATTATGGTTATCACTTTACCGTCGATGAATTAGCCTGGCTACTCACAGAAATTAAATCATCACCAGAATTAGTACCAATTGATAATAGTGTGGGAGAAGTTGATACTGTCTCTAACTACGGCAAAATCGAAATAGGATATTGGATTTGGTTAGCGGAAGAATGGGGAATCATAGCACCTTTTTGTCATAGAGAACCACCACTGAACTTTATGTCTCAGTATGGTGACAATCCTTTTTTGCCAGATCGCTGTTTCTTGCCCAAAAGCTACTTTAATCAGCACTTAATTAGCAATAGATAGACACTCAACACTCAAAGATTTGCCTTTTGTGTGCTGCGAAACAGTTTACAGACATGAATTTATTAATTTTGACTCAAAAAAACCCGCCTTCTTAATGAAAGCGGGTTTTAAAATTAACGTGAGTTCGATAAGTCTTTTTTGACCTCTCCCCCGACCCCTCTCCGACACGGAGAGGGGAGTAAAGAGCTAAAATATCAACGAAAATGTGGGTTTTAAAGCCTCTCTCCTTGCAGGGGAGAGGTTTGGAGAGGGGTTTTTTTGTTCGTCTAACTCACGTTAAAATTAATAGAACTATTCCTGGTTGAACTTTTGTGTAGCAGTATAAAATTTATTAGCCTAGAGAAACTTTTAAACTGCTGGGTTGAGCAAGATTTCCCTGCAAAACTACACCGCGTTGATTAGCGTACAGGTGACGCAAAATCTTGTAAATAGCTTCAACTTGATCAGCTGCACCTAATTTATCTGCAATTTCTGCCAAAGAGAGGGCTGATTTTTCTGTTTGCAGTAAGTCTACTACCTTAGCTTGCAAGTCCAAAATAGCCGCAGCCGCTTTTTTACCAGCTTCTACCCCTGGCTGGTGGTAAGCGTTAATGTTAACCAAGCTAGCGTATAAACCTACAGCCCGTTCATACAAAGCGACTAATGCGCCGACAGTCCTAGCGTTAACTTGGGGAATGGTGACAGTGATTGAGTCACGCTGATTTTCATACAAAGCTTGGCGAGTTCCTTGTAAGAAGCCAGAGAGATAGTCACCGGAAGTTACACCAGGATCAATCTCTGGAGATGCGCCGTTGCGGTCTTCCAAAACTTCGATTAAGGTAGCAAAGAAATTGGGTACACCTTCACGCAATTGCTGTACATAGGCGTGTTGGTCGGTTGAACCCTTGTTACCATAAACGGCAATACCTTGATAAACAACATTGCCATCTAAGTCTTTTTCTTTACCCAAGGATTCCATCACTAGCTGTTGTAAGTAGCGGCTAAACAACAGCAAGCTGTCCTTGTAGGGTAAGACAACCATGTCTTTTTCACCCTTACCGTTACCCGCAAAATACCAAGACAACGCCAACAACGCCGCCGGGTTATTTTTCACATCACTGACGCGGGTAGCGTCGTCCATTTCTTTTGCACCTTCTAGCATGGTGCGGACATCAATCCCTTGCAAGGCGGCGGGAACTAACCCAACAGTAGACATTTCCGAAGTCCGTCCGCCTACCCAATCATACATAGGGAATCTAGCCAGCCAACCTTCAGCTTTTGCTAATTTATCCAGATTACTATCAGCACTAGTAATAGCTACTGCATATTGAGCAAAATCTAAATTTTGTCCAGCATAGGCTTTCTTGACTTCAATCATGCCGTTACGAGGTTCTGGTGTGCCTCCAGATTTGGAGATCACTAGTACCAAGGTGCTAGCAAGATGATTTCTCAGTTGAGTGAGAACCCGATCAATACCGGCGGGATCGGTGTTGTCGATAAAATGAATTTTTAGGGGCGGAAAGTCTGGGGCGAGGGCTTCAGCAACAAATTGAGGGCCAAGGGCAGAACCACCTATGCCAATAGAAATAATATCTGTGAAGCGGTTTGCTTTAGGTGGATGAATTGCACCAGTGTGAACTTTTTCGGCAAAGGCTTCCACTTGTTCTAAGGTTTGCACAATTTCTTGTGTCAGTTCTGGAGTGGGGGCTAAATCTGGGTTTCTTAGCCAGTAGTGTCCCACCATGCGGTTCTCATCAGGATTGGCGATCGCACCCTGCTCCAATTGAGCCATCTCCGCAAACGCTTTGTCAAACTTCGGCTGCAACGACTTCACGAAGGCATCATCAAAACGCATCCGACTTACATCTAGATACAGTCCTAATCCCTCGTGGAAATATAACCAATCTTGGTATCGTTGCCAAAGTGCCTTCGCATCCATAGGGAAATCTCTAGTAAAGTGTCCTTAAAATCAAGTGTAATGTAACGGTAGACCCATCCCTGCTTTGCCTTATACAGTTTTTAGTGTTGAGAAACTCATCGACCTAAACATCTGGCATAGGTATGACGCGCAGAAATTTAACAATCTCACCCCTGATTTCTATCCCAACCAAATAATTATCAATGGTAAACCTGTGAAAAATGCCCTCATCATCCAGCTGTCGTAACTCTGGAAGAGAATGCAAATTCCACTTGTCAGCAAACTCATAAAACACAAAATCGAATACTCGCTGATAGGCAGCTGATTCTAAACTTTTCAGGTCTACTAAAAAAGACCTCGCATAACGCATTTCGAGATTCACTGCGTTCACCTTAGTAGGGGCATAGGGCATAGGGGATGGGGCATGGGGCATGGGGCATAGAAGAGGAATTGGAGCAGGGTGCAGGGTGCAGGGGGGAGAAGAATTTCCCCATTTCCCCCTGCTCCCTGCCCCCCTGCCTCCTTTATCCCAGTCCCCAATCCCCAGTCCCCAGTCCCCAGTCCCCAATCCTAAACAAACATCAACATTCGGACGGCTTCATCATGGGTTAAGATATCCCACGGTTGCTGCGATCGCTTGACTTGTTGTATTGCTTTTAGCATATAAAAATCACAATGCAGCGCATGGATATCATGCCAAACGCTTTCCAGTTCCTCATCCCCTAACTGTTCAATTAAATGATGGATTCTAATTCTCAACAAGTTCATCTATTCTTCATATCAACCAAAATACAAACGTATTGTTCCCAAAAATCGGCAATGTTTAACGGGATGGGGATTGGGGATTGGGGATTGGGGACTGGGGATTGGGGACTGGGGATTGGGGACAAGGTAGACAAGGTAGAATTTTACCCAATGACTAATGACTAATAACTAATGACTAATGACTATTGACTATTGACTATTGACTAATAACTAATGATTGAATACCTGATTTTTCTTGCAATTTCTACAGCCACCTTTGCCCTGTTTAGTTTAGGACTCAATTTACAGTGGGGTTTTACAGGGTTAATTAATTTTGGTCATATCGCTTTTATGACTTTGGGTGCTTATACTACGGTGCTATTAAGTGTTAGGGGTGTACCTCTATTCATCGCAGCACTGATAGGGGCAGCTGTGGCGGCTTTATTGGGTTTAATTATCGGTTTGGCAACTCTGCGCCTGCGGGAAGATTATTTAGCTATTGTTACCATCGGGACTGGTGAACTTATCCGCTTGGTGGTGAATAACCAGGAGTTACCTGTGGGTGATACTTGGGTATCTGGGGCGTTTGGTGTACAAAGTTATCCGATTCCGTTTTCGACACAGCCAAATTTGGTGTTTCGTTTGGGGATGATTGGAGTCTTAACGCTGCTGTTGGCGATTACAATTTTTTCATTATGGCGGTGGATTCGCATTGCTCAAAAACCACAGGTTGTTGATTCAGGTTACAGAGTTGGTAACAAGCAAGAATTTATTTCGCGGTTGGTGGTGGGCAGTATCTTAGGTGTATTAGCACTGCTCATCTATATTTCTGGGGTGATCACGCTCTATAATTACTTGCCCAAGGCAGGTTTAATGCTGTTATCGCTGTTAGTGTTAGCACTGGTATTTTGGCGGTTGGAGTATTTAGTGCGATCGCCTTGGGGTAGAGTCTTGAAAGCTATCCGTGAAGATGAAGAAATACCCAAAGCAATGGGTAAAAATGTGTTTTGGTACAAGCTACAATCCTTGATGTTAGGTGGTGCGATCGCAGGTGTGGCTGGTGCTTTCTTTGCTTGGCAAATCAGTGCTATTTACCCTGATAACTTCCAGCCACAGCTAACTTTTGACTCCTGGATTATGGTAATTTTAGGCGGTTCTGGTAATAATGTCGGCACCATTTTAGGCGCAGTCATTTACTTTGCCTACGATGCCATTACCCGCGAAGTTTTACCAAAAATTATTCCTCTGGATGAAGCGCGTTTAGGTGCATTTCGGATCATGGTGATTGGTTTAATTTTAATGGTGCTGATGATTTGGCGACCTCAAGGTATCTTAGGGAAAAAGGAGGAACTCACCCTTGGTAAATAACCAATCATCCCCCCTTCCCCTATTAGCTGCTAGCGGACTTTGTAAAAGTTTCGGTGGGATCAAAGCTGTCAGTGAAGCCCAAATCGAAGTTGCTCAAGGTAGCATCACTGGTTTGATTGGCCCCAATGGTGCGGGGAAAACTACTTTATTTAACTTACTTTCTAACTTCATCCGTCCAGATAAGGGACGCGTGATTTTTGACGGTGAACCCATCCAAAACCTACAACCCCACCAAATCGCCCAACAGGGATTAGTCCGCACTTTTCAGGTAGCGCGGACACTCTCTCGGCTGTCAGTGCTAGAAAATATGCTGCTAGCAGCCCAAAAACAAACAGGGGAAAATTTTTGGCAGGTGCAGTTACAGCCCCACATAGTTGCGAAAGAAGAAAAGGAATTAAAAGCCAGAGCAATGACGGTGCTGGAATCTGTAGGATTAGCCCATAAAGCCTACGAATATGCTGGTGGCTTGTCTGGAGGACAGCGCAAACTGCTAGAAATGGGTAGAGCCTTAATGACGAACCCCAAGTTGATTTTGCTTGATGAACCAGCAGCCGGAGTTAATCCCAGACTAATTGATGATATATGTAATCGCATCCAAAATTGGAATCGTCAAGACGGCATGACCTTTCTAATTATTGAACACAACATGGACGTAATTATGTCCTTGTGCGATCGTGTCTGGGTACTAGCAGAAGGAAGGAATTTAGCCGATGGCACACCTACTCAAATTCAAAACAATTCCCAGGTTTTAGAAGCCTATCTAGGACAGTAGGGTACAAGGGACAGGTTCCAGAGAAGTTGAGGGGCAGAGGATGTGGGAATGTGGGGAGCAATTCTGCAATTTTGAATTTTGTAGCTTGCTTCTCCGTTAGCGTTAGCATCTCCGTTAGGAGAAGAAATATTGTGAGTTTTGAATTGATAGTCCCCAATCCCCTTTTTAACCTTCTGCAACTCGCCAATACACTCCATTTTGTCGCTGCATCAGTTGATTAACAATTAACTCGCGTCTCAAAGTGGCGTAGTCAGGATAATACTTTTTGATTGTCGCATTCACTTGACTTTCTGGATATTTTACCCCCACCTCAAACTTTTCCACTAACCACTGAAGAATTACTAACCGCTTTTTGCGTTGAGCAGGAATTTCTTTCAAGATTTGATCAGAGTTATCTTTTTCAAGAAAATTCCGTAAAATCCTGCTTGACCACGATTCACTGTTCTCATCTACTACCGTTTGCTTGGTGTCCATAATTTTAAACCAATTAGAAGATTATCTAATTAGAAGTATATCTAATTAGATTTCCCTTGTCCACATATTTTTGTGAACTCAAGCCTCTGTGACTCGCCAATAAACGCCGTTGTCACGCTGCATTAGGTGATAGCCAATTAATTCTCGTC contains:
- a CDS encoding DNA-formamidopyrimidine glycosylase, producing the protein MPELPEVETVRRGLNQLTLNCKITGGDVLLNRTVAHPFSVDEFVNAIANQTIVNWQRRGKYLLAELSQSSPSPSSSWLGVHLRMTGQLLWLKQDEPLHKHTRVRIFFENQQELRFVDQRTFGQMWWVQPGVAVESVITGLAKLAADPFSPEFTVKYLANKLHNRRRPIKTALLDQSVVAGLGNIYADEALFKSGILPQTLCTDLKLEQIEPLRTAIIQVLETSIAAGGTTFSNFLNVKGINGNYGGVAWVYNRTGEPCRVCGEVIQRIKLAGRSSHFCSQCQS
- a CDS encoding NAD(P)H-quinone oxidoreductase subunit O, with translation MPIKKGNMVRAVREKLENSLEAKASDTRFPAYLFDTQGEVVDIKGDYALVKFGQVPTPNIWLRLDQLAEFE
- the mdh gene encoding malate dehydrogenase codes for the protein MFSPVESPIVCRLPRVAIIGAGRVGSTLAQRIAEKNLADVVLLDIVEGIPQGLALDLLEARGIELHNREIIGTNNYADTADSQIVVITAGFPRKTGMSRDDLLKTNAKIVVEAAKNAIAYSPNAIFIVVTNPLDVMTYLAWEATGLPRNRIMGMAGVLDSARFEAFIALELGVLPADVKAMVLGSHGDLMVPLSRYATVNGIPITELLDAETIARLVERTRNGGAEIVELMQTGGAFFAPASATSLMVESIVLNQSRLLPVAAHLQGEYGLKDVVIGVPCRLGSHGIESILELNLSDSEKEALHISAQAVRKNIERSQEILAATSSI
- a CDS encoding P-loop NTPase fold protein; the protein is MTNNPVSSIEVVNAAIQSQNPFINAGIAKEQDVWGRKLPDVTTLNSHASDTVFQAIDLVNKSTYSQDKVTSIAITAQQGVGKTHLLSRIRHRLEQEGGALFIYASVNNYTDLNLVKYQFQQTLADSLSKTGSQKVMQWQEVAAAMANEGFKSINANAPSLSAWDLLERFDKVYANWLAKNKNLMDKLTSEVLKTKPNADPYIVRAILWTLSDTQATFAIKWLSGEELAKSNADFLGLPNAVKTNQDREAEALKNIQQILNLVSYYNSVVICFDEIDVKNNANDDGLPTEIVIANLVKILHDTLENSELGKGIVIITVMLPETWTDKILNIPGGTPARASKYTGTKPIDLRNIDSNSLVELVNLWLQDFYNTNSLLPPHPLYPFEEIKLKEYGKRRPTIREALKWCAENFKAPGDILPDDPYERFELALNREITTDKENYLDDNSLIAEALRLGFETLKGEILEGETSTGEKLNQLEIIDVEEVPAKSQNNGYINFKVVTRENEKIIKIGLAVIQPPRSVLSGLNRLTQYQTFDINRGCLLRSKSRKINKKGEAYQLLKHLVSNLGGEWVDLKAEEIKPIIDIYYVYQKRDNYRINDEQFITFAKKLTRTNPLLLEILSSPCGQVDEETIEAEELLNDFLNPSVIEETDDSDDLSELFT
- a CDS encoding DUF1802 family protein — translated: MSESILLQTSLLLPAPDIAALIEGRTITAMPRKFIHPGQKFALCPTNIVTLSNEKFYRSNFLHIVQSVTANLNSKTALITAWAKCELCQMLNAPESFDALSQLTIWTKEALEENLKQRPYIFLAYLRVYLLPEAQEIDLQNQIRQFIPLPHSLTVTEADPILTDRTFAQRKQQLQNLEPPKHPELEELQSILSQLAINNPAAQELNDDIQIFLGWNNTKHIQPINTDLAWINNIASLGNRSLELDEKKSNYQAGTDFENITRQSLDFLGFKVEDAFKGGAGGLDLFCSKPYPLVCECKAGKLIPSHTVQELIKLGGMHLGADKFLHSAKLIIGPGNPSTDTLKAAQQWKVSIINAMTLQKLVELKAKYPGAINLIELKQYLEPGQIDDKIDEYIAQTEQQIKLRSHVIQVLKNYLELTKYDRAGVEALHAAYMTSYPPTSLESRQLHEILIELSSPLTGYLGRIKSNDWRSDRFYYLRDLPLN